The genomic segment CGAGTCCTGCCCTGTCAAGACAGATTACGACTGGCAGGTTCAGAATGGCAGCGTCGTGGATGATGTTATCGTAAGCCCGTTGTGCAAACGCACTATAGATGTTGCAGAACGGCTGCAAACCTTCTTTCGCCAATCCGGCACTGAACGTCACGGCATGCCCCTCGGCAATTCCTACGTCGAAAGCGCGTTCGGGCATCGCCTCCATCATGATGTTCATCGAACACCCTGACGGCATGGCAGGTGTGATTCCTACAATCTTTTCGTTCGCACGGGCAAGCTCCAAAAGCGTCTCTCCGAATACGTCCTGGAATTTCGGCGGCGTGTTCTCGGTGTTGCTGGCAGAACGCTCGCCTGTTGCCGCATCAAACTTACCCGGCGCGTGCCAGATGGTCTGCGACTGCTCTGCGGGAGCATATCCTTTGCCCTTTGTGGTGTGCAGATGAAGCATTTTCGGACCTTTCATGTCTTTGAGTTGGCGCAACAGTCGGACTACTTCCTCGACATTATGCCCGTCAAACGGTCCGAAATATCTGATATTCATGCCTTCGAATACGTTCTGCTGTTGACTGATGGCAGACTTGAGGGCGTTGTTCAGACGAATCAGTCCGTGACGGCGGTCATCGTTGAGCATACCCCTGCGCTTCAGCCATCGCGAAGCCTTGTCGCGAAGGTTGTTATAAGTCTCGTTGGTGTTGAGATTGAGCAGGTATTGGCGCATGCCGCCTACCGAGCGGTCGATGCTCATGTCGTTGTCGTTCAGGATGATGAGCATGTCGTTTGGTATGGAAGAAGCGTTGTTAAGTCCTTCGAATGCCAGTCCTCCACTCATCGCGCCGTCGCCTATCACGGCAACAACTTTTCGTTCTGCGCCTTCTTTTTTCTCTCCGTTCAGCTTCGATGCCACTGCCATTCCCAGCGCTGCCGAGATGGAGTTGGAGGCATGTCCGCAGATAAAGGCATCATATTCGCTTTCCGCAGGAGTGGGGAATGGGTGGAGACCATTCAGTTTCCTGTTCGTGCAAAAAGCCTCTCCACGCCCTGTGAGAATCTTATGTCCATAAGCTTGGTGTCCAACGTCCCAGACAATCCGGTCGTCGGGTGTGTTGAACACATAGTGCAGCGCCACCGTGATTTCCACGGCACCCAAACTGGATGCAAGATGTCCGGGATTGACAGAGAGCTCGTCCACAATATCTTCACGCAGCTCTTTGCAGACTTCCGGCAGCTGACTGACAGCCAACTTCCGGAGGTCCTCAGGATATGTAATTTGGCTTAAAAGCCTGAATTTGCTTTTTTCCATGAAAAAACACTTCCATATTGCGCTGCAAAGATACTGAAATTTCCGATTAAACGAAGAGAAAATAAAGAACTTTTCGTATTTTTGCAGACGGAAACAAAAAACAAACGTATGCAAAAGACAACTCTGGTTGAGAAAAAGTATCTCATTCCGTTTATTCTCATCACCACACTTTTCGCCTTGTGGGGATTTGCCAACGACATCACCAACCCGCTGGTGGCAGCGTTTCAGACACTGATGGAAATCTCTGCCGCCAAGGCTGCCCTCGTTCAGTTTGCCTTCTACGGAGGCTATGCCACGATGGCTATTCCTGCTGCACTTTTCATTCGGAAGTACAGCTACAAGAAAGCCATCCTGCTCGGACTGGCACTCTATGCCATCGGCGCATTTCTCTTCATCCCCGCAGCGGCATATCAGCAGTTCTCATACTTCTGCATCTCGCTCTACATCCTCACCTTCGGACTGGCTTTCCTCGAAACAACGGCCAATCCGCTGATTCTTTCATTAGGCTCGAAGGAGACAGCCACGCGGCGACTGAACCTCGCACAGGCATTCAACCCCATCGGGTCGCTCTGCGGAATGGCTGTGGCTTCGCAGTTCGTACTGCCACAACTCATCTCCGACAAGCGCAACGAGGCTGGAGAACTGGTTTTCTTTTCGCTTTCTGAAACGACGAAAGACTATATCCGCCTGCACGACTTGGCAATCATCCGCAATCCGTATGTCATCATCGGACTCGTGGTGGTCTGCGTATTCATCCTGATTGCCATCACAAAAATCGACAATTCCGCACAGACGCTCTCTGAGAAAGAAGGAACCCGTTCGCACCGAGGCTCACTGGCACGGCTCTGGAAAAACCGCTCATACCGTGAAGGAGT from the Prevotella sp. Rep29 genome contains:
- the dxs gene encoding 1-deoxy-D-xylulose-5-phosphate synthase yields the protein MEKSKFRLLSQITYPEDLRKLAVSQLPEVCKELREDIVDELSVNPGHLASSLGAVEITVALHYVFNTPDDRIVWDVGHQAYGHKILTGRGEAFCTNRKLNGLHPFPTPAESEYDAFICGHASNSISAALGMAVASKLNGEKKEGAERKVVAVIGDGAMSGGLAFEGLNNASSIPNDMLIILNDNDMSIDRSVGGMRQYLLNLNTNETYNNLRDKASRWLKRRGMLNDDRRHGLIRLNNALKSAISQQQNVFEGMNIRYFGPFDGHNVEEVVRLLRQLKDMKGPKMLHLHTTKGKGYAPAEQSQTIWHAPGKFDAATGERSASNTENTPPKFQDVFGETLLELARANEKIVGITPAMPSGCSMNIMMEAMPERAFDVGIAEGHAVTFSAGLAKEGLQPFCNIYSAFAQRAYDNIIHDAAILNLPVVICLDRAGLVGEDGATHHGAFDLAYLRPIPNLTIAAPLNEHELRRLMYTAQLPGKGVFVIRYPRGCGSLADWRCPLEEVEVGTGRKLCDGTDVAVLSIGPVGNEVTKAIERCERSVAHYDMRFLKPLDEAILQEVGSRFQKIVTIEDGVRNGGLGTAVTEWMNDHGYHPQIVRMGLPDSFVEHGTVKELHHIVGLDAEAILKELL
- the fucP gene encoding L-fucose:H+ symporter permease is translated as MQKTTLVEKKYLIPFILITTLFALWGFANDITNPLVAAFQTLMEISAAKAALVQFAFYGGYATMAIPAALFIRKYSYKKAILLGLALYAIGAFLFIPAAAYQQFSYFCISLYILTFGLAFLETTANPLILSLGSKETATRRLNLAQAFNPIGSLCGMAVASQFVLPQLISDKRNEAGELVFFSLSETTKDYIRLHDLAIIRNPYVIIGLVVVCVFILIAITKIDNSAQTLSEKEGTRSHRGSLARLWKNRSYREGVFTQMFYVAAQIMVWTFIIHYADALGIDKATAQKFNIAAMIFFLFGRFISTMLMKYINGRKLLVTFACGAIICTLGTIFIIGHAGLYCLVGISLFMSLMFPTIYGIALENVESEDMTFGAAFLVMAIVGGALMPPLQGMIIDNGSIMGMPAVNVSFALPLLCFIIVGIYGWREQRR